In Temnothorax longispinosus isolate EJ_2023e chromosome 10, Tlon_JGU_v1, whole genome shotgun sequence, a single window of DNA contains:
- the LOC139820361 gene encoding protein artemis-like isoform X4 codes for MSTFLGLIEEIPGISVDRFDGENLKSSAYFLSHCHTDHMKGLNYAFFEHLRQHKKYLYCSPISKVFLEAKYDNSETCVKDIEIKKKFEIEYKSVGDDEKTVLYVTCIPAGHCPGSVMFLFEKMNKLILYTGDFRINPKDYGKISPLHHIDFNNSYPKKLAKMYLDTTFLDRDFAYFPTRIDSMNVMYKVVKEWLDKSPRNVVILECSATYGSEYLYRKLSKFLNLPIHVMDYVYESYCRIGDLEHHITNNPFATRIHACMGKLDVLNLNGLKCRTDILEKDILIVVPSVMKWRGRDTSVVGEWDCTRNRTFNVCYSTHASCHELEEFIRYFKPEDIYPCVCPEDAKYRVFYLLREIKSKIKKERGDAV; via the coding sequence ATGTCAACGTTCCTTGGGCTTATCGAGGAGATACCAGGCATCTCGGTGGATCGTTTTGATGGAGAAAACTTGAAATCCTCTGCGTATTTTCTTAGCCATTGTCACACTGATCATATGAAAGGCTTGAACTATGCATTTTTTGAACATTTAAGACAGCATAAAAAGTACCTTTATTGTAGTCCTATCAGTAAAGTATTCTTAGAAGCTAAGTATGATAATTCAGAAACCTGCGTAAAGGAcattgagataaaaaaaaaattcgaaattgagTATAAAAGCGTAGGTGACGATGAAAAGACTGTTCTTTATGTAACATGTATTCCTGCTGGACATTGTCCCGGCTCTGTGATgtttctttttgaaaaaatgaataaattaatattatatactggAGATTTTAGAATCAATCCAAAAGATTACGGAAAAATAAGTCCGCTGCATCACATAGATTTCAATAATAGCTATCCAAAGAAGCTTGCCAAAATGTACTTAGACACAACATTTTTGGATCGCGATTTTGCCTATTTCCCGACAAGAATAGACAGTATGAATGTGATGTATAAAGTTGTGAAGGAATGGCTAGATAAAAGCCCAAGGAATGTCGTTATTCTGGAATGTTCCGCTACATATGGTTCTGAGTATCTCTACAGGAAgctgtcaaaatttttaaacttaccTATTCACGTTATGGATTACGTATATGAGAGCTATTGTCGTATCGGTGACTTGGAACATCACATTACAAATAATCCATTCGCTACGCGTATACATGCATGTATGGGGAAACTAGACGTTCTAAACCTGAACGGTTTGAAATGTCGTACCGATATCCTCGAGAAggatatattaattgttgtaCCGTCAGTAATGAAATGGAGGGGCAGGGATACGAGTGTAGTTGGAGAATGGGATTGTACTAGGAACAGGACGTTTAATGTGTGTTACTCCACACATGCTTCTTGTCATGAACTTGAGGAATTTATACGATACTTTAAACCAGAGGATATATATCCTTGTGTATGTCCAGAAGATGCAAAATACAGAGTATTTTATTTGCTACgtgaaattaaaagtaaaattaaaaaagaaaggggCGATgcagtttaa
- the Mrg15 gene encoding mortality factor 4-like protein 1: protein MPPKCKFQEGEKVLCFHGPLIYEAKCLKSSITKEKQVKYFIHYAGWNKNWDEWVPESRVLKYNEANVQKQREVQRAHSNQQSAQKNKKGNTTTKTQGRRSEGGREKDADSRSSTPVADKSMSRFSKSSSSTVTPSSSHESVSEPPRKKRSRLEPSGETEEYLTKVEVKIKLPEELKLVLIDESEIILKHHKLPALPVQNTVDKILDDYVEAKSAGKSNDIRESTLEITRGIREYFNITLGLQLLYKWERPQFIQITNDHPDTFPSQLYGAFHLLRLFVRLGGMLSYTPLDEKSIQLLLSHFHEFLQYLQKNNAELFNLQQDYTDPSPDYHRKYG from the exons ATGCCTccaaaatgtaaatttcaagAAG GAGAGAAGGTTCTGTGCTTTCACGGGCCATTAATCTACGAAGCCAAGTGCTTGAAGTCGTCTATTACCAAGGAGAAACAAgtcaaatatttcattcaCTATGCTGGCTGGAATAAGAA ctgGGATGAATGGGTTCCCGAGAGCAGAGTGCTCAAATACAACGAGGCTAATGTACAGAAACAAAGGGAAGTCCAAAGAGCGCACTCGAATCAGCAATCCGCTCAAAAGAACAAAAAGGGAAATACAACGACTAAGACACAGGGGCGAAGGAGCGAAGGAGGTAGAGAGAAAGATGCAGACAGCAGGTCGAGCACGCCTGTCGCTGACAAAAGTATGAGTCGATTTAGCAAGAGTTCAAGCAGCACGGTAACTCCTTCGTCTTCTCACGAGTCCGTGTCTGAGCCTCCACGTAAAAAACGAAG tCGGCTAGAGCCGTCCGGCGAGACTGAAGAATATCTGACGAAAGTAGAGGTTAAGATTAAGTTGCCTGAAGAATTGAAGCTGGTGCTGATAGACGAATccgaaataatattgaaacatCACAAATTACCCGCGTTACCCGTACAAAATACGGTTGACAAAATTTTAGACGATTACGTGGAGGCAAAATCAGCCGGGAAATCCAACGACATTAG GGAAAGCACATTAGAAATAACAAGGGGTATTcgggaatattttaatatcacatTGGGCCTTCAACTGCTGTATAAGTGGGAACGGCCGCAATTTATACAGATAACGAATGACCATCCGGATACGTTTCCAAGTCAGTTGTATGGAGCGTTCCATCTTCTCAGGCTATTCG TGCGACTTGGCGGCATGCTGTCTTACACGCCTTTGGACGAGAAGAGTATACAGCTATTGCTGTCGCATTTTCACGAGTTCCTGCAATATTTGCAGAAGAATAATGCCGAGCTTTTCAATCTTCAGCAAGACTACACAGATCCATCACCGGATTATCATCGGAAGTACGGTTAA